From a single Mobula birostris isolate sMobBir1 chromosome 13, sMobBir1.hap1, whole genome shotgun sequence genomic region:
- the LOC140208322 gene encoding uncharacterized protein, producing the protein MAHQRVHTREQPFTCSDCGKGFTCSTKLKVHHRVHTGERPFTCSDCGKRFSISSHLLIHQAVHTEVRDFICSVCGKRFSQSSNLQRHQRVHTGEKPFTCSDCGKGFTRSSHLQSHQRVHTGEGLFTCSDCGKAFTQASHLRRHQSVHNGERPFTCSVCGKTFTQLSNLQTHQRIHTGEKPFTCSDCGKGFTQLANLQTHQSVHTGKRPFTCSDCGKGFTTSSHLLSHQSVHTAVRDFTCLDCGKRFSQSSNLQTHKRVHTGEKPFTCSDCGKGFTRSSNLQSHQRVHTGE; encoded by the coding sequence atggctcaccagcgagttcacaccagggagcagccgttcacctgctcagactgtgggaagggattcacttgctcaaccaaactgaaggtacatcacagagttcacactggggagaggccgttcacctgctcagactgcgggaagcgATTCAGCATATCATCTCACCTTCTGATTCACCAGGCAGTTCACACTGAAGTGAGGGATTTCATCTGCTCAGTCtgcgggaagagattctctcagtcatccaacctacagagacaccagcgagttcacactggggagaagccattcacctgctcagactgtggaaagggattcacgcGGTCATCCCACCtgcagagtcaccagcgagttcacactggggaggggctgttcacctgctcagactgtgggaaggcattcactcaggcatctcacctacggagacaccagtcagttcacaatggagagaggccattcacctgctcagtctgtgggaagacattcactcagttatccaacctacagacacaccagcgaattcacactggggagaagccgttcacctgctcagactgtgggaagggattcacacagttagctaacctacaaacacaccagtcagttcacactgggaagaggccgttcacctgctcagactgtgggaagggattcaccacATCGTCTCACCTACTGagtcaccagtcagttcacactgcagtGAGGGATTTCACCTGcctagactgtgggaagagattctctcagtcatccaacctacagacacacaagcgagttcacactggggagaagccgttcacctgctcagactgtggaaagggattcactcgatcatccaacctacagagtcaccagcgagttcacactggggagtga